A window from Musa acuminata AAA Group cultivar baxijiao chromosome BXJ3-10, Cavendish_Baxijiao_AAA, whole genome shotgun sequence encodes these proteins:
- the LOC135651062 gene encoding BTB/POZ domain and ankyrin repeat-containing protein NPR5-like — MEEALKSLTLDYLNLLINGQAFSDVTFSVEGRFVHAHRCILAARSLFFRRFFCGTDPPSPGLLSSPRRVAASPGTAGGGGTVIPVNSVSYEVFLLILQFLYSGQASVVPQKHQPRSGCGERSCWHTHCTAAVDLALDTLAAARSFGIKQLEQIIEKQLAVMVEKASIDDVMKVLVASRQQDLQQLWTTCSHLVAKSGLPAEVLAKHLPIDVVARIKELRFKSSLGRRSSFVAHHHHQQVDVAGSSADIDDHHHKIRRMRRALDSSDVELVKLMVMGEGLNLDDALALHYAVENCSREVVKALLELGAADVNRPAGPSGRTPLHVAAEMVCPDMVAVLLDHHADPNVRTVDGVTPIEILRTLTSEFLFKGAVPALSHIEPNKLRLCLELVQSAALVMTREEANNCGAESNPSTSIFPQMSPEAGSCNASCSRSSMIDLSPDSRMVYLNLGMAEQFGCKMNDGGGDENSSSRSQGGGGGSGPSSMYPSQGFP; from the exons ATGGAGGAGGCCCTCAAATCCCTCACCTTGGATTACCTCAATTTGCTCATCAATGGCCAGGCCTTCAGCGACGTCACCTTCAGTGTCGAGGGCCGATTCGTGCACGCCCACCGCTGCATCCTCGCGGCCCGCAGTCTCTTCTTCCGTAGGTTCTTCTGTGGCACCGACCCGCCGTCGCCAGGCCTCCTATCGTCACCGAGGAGGGTGGCGGCTTCCCCTGGAACTGCCGGTGGCGGCGGCACCGTCATCCCAGTGAATTCGGTCAGCTACGAGGTGTTCCTGCTGATTCTGCAGTTCCTGTACAGTGGGCAGGCCTCCGTCGTGCCGCAGAAGCACCAGCCTCGGTCCGGTTGCGGCGAGCGCAGCTGCTGGCACACCCACTGCACCGCGGCCGTCGACCTCGCCCTCGACACCCTCGCCGCTGCCCGCTCCTTCGGCATCAAGCAGCTCGAGCAGATCATCGAG AAGCAATTGGCGGTCATGGTGGAGAAGGCGTCGATCGATGACGTGATGAAGGTCCTGGTCGCGTCGCGGCAGCAAGACCTGCAGCAGCTCTGGACCACGTGCTCGCACCTCGTCGCCAAGTCGGGCCTCCCGGCCGAGGTGCTTGCGAAGCACCTCCCCATCGACGTGGTCGCCCGGATCAAGGAGCTTCGTTTCAAGTCCTCCCTCGGTCGCCGGTCCTCCTTTGTcgcgcaccaccaccaccaacaggTCGACGTTGCCGGTTCCTCTGCTGACATCGACGACCACCACCACAAGATCCGCCGCATGCGTCGCGCTCTCGACTCGTCCGACGTCGAGCTCGTCAAGCTGATGGTCATGGGGGAGGGGCTGAACCTGGACGACGCGCTCGCCCTCCACTACGCCGTCGAGAACTGTAGCCGCGAGGTCGTCAAGGCTCTTCTTGAGCTCGGCGCGGCGGACGTCAATCGCCCGGCCGGTCCCTCCGGAAGGACGCCGCTCCACGTCGCGGCCGAGATGGTGTGCCCCGACATGGTAGCCGTCCTCCTCGACCACCACGCTGACCCCAACGTTCGTACCGTGGACGGCGTGACCCCGATCGAGATACTTCGCACTCTAACTTCCGAGTTTCTCTTCAAGGGCGCAGTGCCAGCTCTGTCGCACATCGAACCCAACAAGCTACGTCTGTGTCTCGAGCTCGTCCAGTCTGCGGCACTGGTCATGACCCGGGAGGAGGCTAATAACTGTGGTGCCGAAAGCAACCCGAGCACGTCCATCTTTCCACAGATGAGTCCGGAAGCAGGTTCTTGTAACGCGAGTTGTTCAAGATCCAGCATGATCGACCTTAGCCCAGACTCAAGAATGGTGTATCTGAATCTTGGAATGGCGGAACAATTTGGATGCAAGATGAACGATGGAGGCGGAGACGAAAATAGCAGCAGTAGATCacaaggaggaggtggtggcagTGGCCCATCATCCATGTATCCTTCTCAGGGCTTCCCATGA